In the genome of Massilia sp. UMI-21, the window TCTCCTGCCACCAGGCATCCGTTTCGAGCGTGACGAAGATATCGGGCTGGTGTTGCCGGATCAGGGCAATCAATCCCTCGGCATTCCGGTTCGGCGTCAAGACATTCGCCGTCAGGATGCGGAACTGGCGGTTCGCCCCGCCGACCACCGCGTTTTTCACCTCGCGGGGATAGGCCTTGGTATACGGAATGATCCACCATGCCTGGTAAGCCAGGCAGGCCACGTTGGCGACCAGCAGCAGGTAGAAATGGCTGTCGCGCCAGTCGCGCAACATGAATTGCCCGACCAGGACGGCGAGCGACAGGATGGCAAGTTGCAGGCGCGGAAAATCCAGGTCGCGTATCCACCACCCAGTGCATCGCAACAAAGGGAGCAGCGTCGCGAGGACGATCACGGCGACCAGGATGACGAAAGTCGGCAGCATGGCGGTCTCGAAGGCTTAGATTGGCTCATCACAAATGCGATATCGCGAGTATGCGCCCCTTCGCGCCCGTCCTTCTGTACGTTACCGTGCACAAGCGGAAAGATTATCGATGCCACGGCGCAAGGCCGGCACCAACGGCCCGAGAAAACGCAGCCTGCTCGCTCCAGGTTTGCGCAAACCGCTTGAAAAACCTGGCTCCGGAACTTATTTTTGAAGTCAGGACCAACCAGGAAGCCGGCATGAACCCCAGCAAGCCAGCAGACGAAGCAAGCAATGGCGCGCGGCACATCCAGCGGCACATTCAGCGGCACAACAAGCGCGCCCGACGTCGCTCATCCCGCTCCAGGATCGCCGTCTACCCCCTGCTGGGCATCCTGCTGGTCATCCTCCTGGCCGTGCTGGCCTACGGCAGCCTGTTCTTCCTGCTCATCGACTGACGATCGCTCCACGATCGCGTGCCTTTGCCTGTGCCTGTGCCTGTGCCTGTTCCCACAATGCACCGCATCGTCGCGGCCATTACAACAACTTACAGAATTCCGGCCAGTCCCGGCTTCTCAACAATTCGCCGGACTTGTACCATAGCGCCATCCCTCACACCGGCAACAACCTCCAATGAAAACAAGCACTTTCTCGCGCGCCCTGTTCCTGGCCGCCTTCGGATTCGCCTGCGTCGCCCCGAGCGGCGCCACCAGCTTCACTTCGTCCGCGTCCAGCGCCGGATCGGCCTCGTCCGGCAGCATCTCGGATTCGATCGGCGCCTCCAGCAACAGCTCGAGCGGCGACGACCGCGTGGCTGCGGGCGACTACCGGGTGATCGACATCGCCCAGGCGCCGGCCAAGCCCGACACCACCCGCCTGACCCTGCGCGCGGCCGCCGGCCAGGCGCGCGAGTTCACCCTCGACGTGCCCACGCGCGCGCTGGCCGGGCGCGGCGTGAACAAGGGCGAACTGGTGCAGGTCAGCGAACGCGTGTACGGCTACGAGTTCGCCTACGCCGACACCAAGCGCTCCTTCTTCCTGGCGCTGCAGGACGACTGGTACCGCGACCTGGCCTCGCGCAAAGTCACGATCTGATGTTTCGCCAGCTCGCCGCCACGCTCCTGCTGGGCGCGAGCGCGGCCGCGCAGGCGGGGCTGCCGGCCTTCTGCCAGCAGTCGATCGACATCGGCGCCGCCGAGCAGGACCGCGTGCTGCGCTTCGCCGGCGTGGTCAAGTCCGAGCTGGAACGCTCCGGGGCGCGCGTCGCCCTCATCGCGCGCGCCGGCCTCGACCTGAGCCGCTTCGGCCAGCTGTATTCGCACGCCGGCATCGCGCTGCGCGACAATCCCGGCGGCCCCTGGGCGGTGCGCCAACTGTATTACGCCTGCGACGAGTCGCGTCCGCGCCTGTTCGACCAGGGCATCGCCGGCTTCGCGCTGGGGGCCGATGCCCCCACCCGCGGCCACATCTCGCTGCTGTTCCTGCCGGAACAGGACGGCGCACTGCTGGAGCAGGCCGCGCTCGACAGGCGCCTGGCCCTGGCCCTGCTGGCCGGGCAGTACAGCGCCAACGCCTATGCCTTCGGCACCCGCTATCAGAACTGCAACCAGTGGGTGGCGGAACTGCTCGCCAGCGCCTGGGGCGGGCTCGACGGCGCCGCCAGCCGCCATCCGCGCGAAGACGCCCAGGGCTGGCTGCGCGTTCAGGGCTACACCGCCGGTCCGGTCAGGATTCCGTCGCACTGGATGATGTTCGCCGGCCAGTTCGTGCCGCTGGTGCACCTGAACGACCACCCGGTGGAAGACCAGTATGCACTCGCGCTGCAGGTGAGCGTGCCGGCCTCGATCGAAGCCTTCGTGCGGCGCCGGGCGCCGCAGGCCCAGCGCGTGGAGCTGTGCCACACGCAGGAGCGCATCGTGGTGCGGCGCGGCTGGGAGCCCTTGGGCGCGGCCTGCGAGCCGACGGCGGACGACGAAGTCATTCCGCTGACGCCGTGATTTCCCGGGCCGCCCGCAGCGGCCATGCGCATCGGGCAGCAGGCGCCCTCAGCAAGTGCCATTCAACACATGCTTATTTGCACATACATTTGTGCAAATGCATGATGTGTTACACTCCTGGCCGCTGGCCCAGGGCCAGCATCCCTCCCTCGCCAATACGGGCGATCGCGCCGACACGTGTCCGCCGCGACCGGTCCCTGTCGACTGCCTGACATGCAGGCAGTCCGTCAAACCCGAGGCGACAGTGAGTCCCCCGGCAGCAGCGCGCCGGGCCACTGCTTCGCCTGAACCTGCCTGCGGCTTCGCTTCCGATCGCCGGAATTGCGTCCGCACGCACCTATAAGGAAAACTCATGCAAATGCTCTGCTCTGCGGGCTTTATCTTTCTTGTCGTGTTATGGGGCATCTTCGCTCCCGACAACATGGCTTCCGTGTTCGACACCATGCTTGCCACCCTCACCCGCAACTTCGGCTGGTTCTACCTGTGGGTGGTGCTCGGCATGGTGCTGTTCGCGGCCTTCGTCGCCTTCAGCCGCTACGGCAACCTCAAGCTCGGCGGCGAAGACGACGAGCCGGAATTCTCGGTGGGCAGCTGGTTCGCGATGCTGTTCGCGGCCGGCATGGGCATCGGCCTGGTGTTCTGGGGCGTGGCCGAACCGATCTCCCACTACGTCACCGCCCCGCCCGGCGTCACCGCCGGCACGCCGGAAGCGGCCAACGCCGCCATGCGCTACGTGTTCTTCCACTGGGGCTTCCATCCCTGGGCCGTGTACAGCGTGGTCGCGCTGGCGATCGCCTTCTTCCAGTACCGCCGCGCCGGCAGCCCATTGATCAGCACCGTCACCGGTTCCCTGCCCTGGCGCCCGGTGCGCGCCATGTCGGGCCTGTTCAACGGCCTGGCGGTCGTCGCCACCGCCTTCGGCGTCGCCGCCTCGCTCGGCGTCGGGGCGCTGCAGATCAATAGCGGCCTGAACGCCGTGTTCGGACTCGCGATCAGCCCCGCCGCGCAGGTCGGCATCATCGTCGTGACCGCCGCCATGTTCCTGACCTCGGCCGTGAGCGGCGTCGAGCGCGGCGTCAAGCTCCTGTCCAACGCCAACATGGTGGTGGCGGCCCTGCTGGCCCTCGCCGTGTTCCTGCTCGGCCCGACGGTCGCGATCATCGACACCTTCAGCAATACCCTGGGCAGCTACGCCAGCGAGATCGTCCGGATGAGCCTGCGTGCCACGCCCTTCCGCGACAGCAGCTGGGTCGCCAACTGGACCGTCTTCTACTGGGCCTGGTGGATCTCGTGGTCGCCGTTCGTCGGCCTGTTCATCGCACGCGTCTCGCGCGGGCGCAGCATCCGCGAATTCATCCTCGGCACCGTGCTGGCGCCCTCGCTGGCGGCCTTCGTCTGGTTCTCGATCTTCGGCGGCACCGCGCTCTACCTGGAGATCTGGCAGCAGGTTCCGCTGGCCGAGGCCGTCAAGGCCGACCTGGCGACCGCCCTGTTCGCGATGTTCGATGCGATGCCCTTCGGCCAGATCATGTCGGTGGTGGCCACGCTGCTGGTGGTGGTGTTCTTCGTGACCTCCGGCGACTCGGCCGTGCTGGTGCTGGGCATGATGAGCCAGGGCGGCAATCCCAACCCGAGCACCCGAACCAAGCTCGTCTGGGGCGTCCTGATCGCCGGCATCGCCATCAGCCTGCTGCTGGCGGGCGGCATCAACGCGGTGCAGACCGCCACCATCCTGTTTGCCCTGCCCTTCGCGCTGGTGATCGTGCTGATGGTCATTGCGCTGTGGCGGGCGCTGCGCGAAGACTGGCAGGAAGAAGCGCGCCGCGAACGCGCGATCCGGCGCAAGATGCGCGAAATGGCGGCCTCCTAGCCGCCAGCGGGAGGGCACGGATCGGGGATGCGCGTGCCCCAGCTGTAGACAAACTGGTATCATGCGCGGTTTCCGGACCCTGGCCCCGACGCTGTCCGACAGCGCGCCCGTCCCTTACCCTACAGAACATCAAGAATGAACACACCAGCCCAGCTGCCGGGCTTTTTCAGCCGGCTTTCGATCGCCTTTGGCGCCTTCTTCAAATCGCTCGGCGATGCCGAATTCGCCGCGCGCGTGCGCGATGACCAGGTCGGTCCCGTCGCCGCACCGGTCGCGGCGCCGACCGTCGCGCCGACGCCTGCCCCCACCATGGCCCCAACGCCGGCCCCGACCGCCGCGCCGCTGCGCGCGCCGACCGCCGAATCCGCCCTGCAGCTGCTGAGCCTGTTCCAGCGCGAAGCCCGCCTGATCGACTTCGCCCAGGAAAACCTGAGCGCCTATGCCGACGCCGACATCGGCGCCGCGGCGCGCGTGGTGCACGAAGGCTGCGCGCGCGTGCTGCGCGAGCACTTCAGCATCGAGCCGGTGCGCGTCGAGGCCGAAGGCGCACGCGTCACGCTGGAAGAAGGTTTCGACGCCGCCAGCGTGCGCCTGACCGGCAACGTGGTCGGCCAGGCCCCGTTCAAGGGCACCCTGTCGCACCGCGGCTGGCGCGCCACCCGCGTCCAGCTGCCGCAGCTGGCCGAGAAGCACGACGCGCATGTGCTGGCGCCGGCGGAGGTGGAACTGTGAGCACTATCGAAAACGCCCCGCAGTCGGCACGTTTTGCCATCGGCATCGACCTCGGCACCACCCACAGCGCCCTCTCGTATGTCGACCTGCAGGCCAGCGATGGCGAGAAGACCGTCGACGGCGTGCTGCCCGTCCCGCAGCTGAGCGGCCCGGGCACGGTCGAGGCGCTGCCGCTGCTGCCCTCCTTCCTCTACCTGCCGCATCCGGACGAACTGGCGCCGGGCGAAACGGCGCTGCCGTGGAGCGCTGGCGGCGAAGGCTTCATCGCCGGTGAAATGGCGCGCAGCCGCGGCGCCACCACCCCGATCCGCCTGGTGTCCTCGGCCAAGAGCTGGCTGAGCCACCCGAGCGTGGACCGGCGCGCCGCCATCCTGCCGCACGATGCGCCGGAAGAAGTCGCGCGCGTCTCGCCGCTGGAGGCATCGACCCGCTACCTGGCGCACCTGCGCCAGGCCTGGAACGCGGCCCATCCGGACGCCCCGTTCGACCAGCAACAGGTGACGGTCACCATCCCGGCCTCGTTCGACCCGGGTGCGCGCGAACTCACCGCCGAAGCAGCACGCCATGCGGGCTTCCAACCGACCCTGCTGGAAGAACCGCAGGCGGCCCTGTACAGCTGGATCCAGGGCAGCGGCGGCGCCTGGCGCAAGCAGGTCAAGGCCGGCGACATCGTGCTGGTGGTGGACGTGGGCGGCGGCACCAGCGACTTCTCCTTGATCGCGATCCTGGAGCGCGACGGCAAGCTCGAGCCGCACCGGGTGGCCGTGGGCGACCACATCCTGCTCGGCGGCGACAACATGGATCTCGCCTTGGCCCACTTCGTGGCGCGCAAGCTGCAGGCGAATGGCACCCAGCTCGATTCCTGGCAGATGCGCGCCCTCACCTACGGCTGCCGCAGCGCCAAGGAACACCTGCTGGCCGACGCCAACGCCACCGTGTGGCCGATCGTGGTGCCGAGCCGCGGCTCGAAGCTCATCGGCGGCTCGATCCGCACCGAACTCACGCGCGACGAAGTCACCGCCTTCATCACTGATGGTTTCTTCCCGCGCGTGGAAGCCTCCGCCCGTCCGGCCACGCGCCAGCGCGCCGGCCTGACCCAGGTCGGCCTGCCGTATGCGCAGGACGCGGCGATCACCAAGCACCTGGCCGCCTTCCTGGCGCGCCAAGCCGGCGCCACCGCGGAGCTGGAAGGTTTTGCGGGCCAGGTGAATGCGGAGCACCGCGACGGCGCACCGAGCTTCCTGCACCCGAGCGCGGTGCTGTTCAACGGCGGCGTGTTCAAATCCAGCATCCTGGCCCAGCGCGTGATGGACACCATCAACGACTGGCTGTACATGGAGGGCGCGGAACCGGCGCGGGTGCTGGAGGGCGCCGACCTCGACCTGGCGGTGGCGCGCGGCGCGGCCTACTTCAGCTACGCGCGGCGCGGCGGCGGCGTGCGCATCCGCGGCGGCACGGCGCGTTCCTACTACGTCGGCGTGGAATCCTCGATGCCGGCGATCCCCGGCATGGAGCCTCCGATCGAAGCCCTGTGCGTGGCGCCGTTCGGCATGGAAGAAGGCAGCGAACTCGAACTGCCGGGCCAGGAATTCGGCCTGGTGGTGGGCGAGCCGGTGACCTTCCGCTTCTTCGGTTCCACCACGCGCCGCCAGGACCGCATCGGCGAGGTGCTCGAATTCTGGGGCCCGGACGAACTGCAGGAGATGAACGAGATTCAAGCAACGCTTCCGGCTGAGGGACGTATTGCGGGCGACGTGGTGCAGGTCAAGCTGCACGCGCTGGCGACGGACGCCGGCACGCTGGAACTGGCCGCGGTGGCGCGCGACGGCCAGCGCTGGAAGATCGAGTTCGACGTGCGCAATGCGCCGGACCAGCACTGATGCCGCGGTGATGCCGCAGTGATGCCACACTAAGCGCGCAGTGACACAGTACCTCGTCAGCATCGACCTGGGCACCACCAACACGGTGCTCGCCTACGCCCTGCCCGGCGCCGGACCGGGCACGGAGGTCGATCTGTTCGCCATCGACCAGCTGGTGGCGCCCGGCGAAGTCGCCGCGGCGCCCCTGCTGCCCTCGATGCGCTATCACCCGGCCGAGGGCGAGCTTGCCCCCGGCGAACTCCAGCTCCCCTGGTTGCAGCAGGACCCGGCCGGCGTCGAACGGGTCGCCGTCGGCCGCCTGGCGCGCCTGCTCGGCGCCCAGACGCCGGGGCGCCTGGTGGCCAGCGCCAAGAGCTGGCTGTCGCACGCCGGCGTCGACCGCATGGCCCCCATCCTGCCCTGGGGCGCCGAGGATGCGGACGTCTCGAAAGTGTCGCCGGTGGCGGCCAGCGCCAGCTACCTGGCGCACCTGCGCGCGGCCTGGAACCTGCGCTTCCCCAAGGCGCCGCTCGAGCGCCAGCAGATCGTCCTGACCGTGCCGGCCTCGTTCGACGAAGGCGCGCGCGCGCTCACGCTGGAGGCGGCGCGCATGGCCGGCCTGCCCGAGCTGCGCCTGCTGGAAGAACCGCAGGCGGCCCTCTACGACTGGCTGTACCGCCACCGCGCCACGCTGGCCGACGACCTGGCCGGCACGCGCCTGGTGCTGGTGGCCGACGTCGGCGGCGGCACCACCGACTTCAGCCTGGTCAAGGTCGAACTGGAAGCAGATGGCCAGCCGAAGTTGACCCGGATTGGCGTGGGCAACCACCTGATCCTCGGCGGCGACAACATGGACCTCGCGCTGGCGCACCTGGCCGAATCGCGCCTGAAGGGTGACAACGCGACGGAGCGCTTGTCCGCAGGCCGCCTTGCCCAGCTCACCGAACGCTGCCGCGCCGCCAAGGAACAGCTGCTCGCGCCCGACGCGCCCGAACAGGTGAACGTGACCCTGCTCGGCAGCGGTGCGCGCCTGATCGGCGCCAGCCGCTCGGCCACGATCACGCGCGAGGACGTGCAAGGCATCGTGCTGGACGGCTTCTTCCCGCCCAACGAAGCGCAGGAAGGCGCCAGGCGCGCGCGCGCCGGCATCGTCGAATTCGGCCTGCCGTATGCGAGCGACCCGGCCATCACGCGCCACCTGGCGGCGTTTCTGCGCCAGCATGCGCAGGCGGCGCGCGAGGCGCTCGGCAAGATGGACACCGAGGACGACGGCATGCTCCCGGTGCCGGATGCGCTGCTGCTCAACGGCGGCGTGTTCCGCGGCGCCGCGCTGGCCCGGCGCCTGGCCGATGTGCTATCGAACTGGCGCGGTGCGCCCGTGCGGGTGCTGCACAACGACGATCCGGACGTGGCCGTGGCGCGCGGCGGCGTCGCCTATTCGCTGGCGCGCAGCGGCCAGGCGCCGTCCATCGAAAGCGGCTCGGCGCGCAACTACTACCTGCTGCTGGATGCGGAGCAGTCGGGCGACACGCTGCGCGCGGTGTGCCTGCTGCCACGTGGCGCCCCTGCCGGCGAAGAGCTGCGACTGGCGGGCCGCAGCTTCGCCCTGCGGCTGGGACGGCCGGTGCGCTTCCACCTGGTGTCGTCCACGGCCGATCCGGGCGGCATCCTGCCGCAGCCCGGCGACCTGCTCGACCTGCCGGCGGCCGACATCGTGCGCCTGCCGGCCATCTCGACCGTCCTGCGCAGCAAGCGCAGCACCGACATTCCGGTACAGCTGGCCGCCGTGCTGTCGGAAGTAGGCACGCTGGAGGTCTTCTGCGTGGCCGAAGAGGATCCGAAGGAAAGCGAAGCCCGGCGCTGGCGCCTCGAATTCCAGCTGCGCGGACAGGAAGAGGAAGAACCGCTCGAAGAGGCCGCGCTGCCGCCCGAACTGATCGATGCCATCGCGCGCATCGACCGCATCTTCGGCAACCGTTCGCAGCAGGTCGAGCCGCGCGAGGTGCGCCAGCTGCGCGCCACGCTCGAGCAGCTGCTGGGCGCGCGCGAGCGCTGGACCACGCCGCTGCTGCGCCGCCTGTTCGACGCCCTGCTGGCGCGCGCCCGGGGCCGGCGCCGTTCGGCCGAACACGAGCGCGCGTGGCTGAACCTGGCCGGCTACTGCCTGCGTCCCGGCTTCGGCCACCCGCTCGACGAATGGCGCATCGAGCAGCTGTGGGCGATGTTCGAGCCCGGGGTGCAGTACCACAAGGACGGCCAGGTGCGCGCCGAATGGTGGACGCTGTGGCGGCGCGTGGCCGGCGGCCTGTCCCTCGATGCGCAGCTGCGCCTGCTCGACGACTTCGCCTTCAACCTGCAGGCCGACGCGGCCGAGCGCGGCCGCCGTCCCGTCACGCTGGTGGACGGCAGCGAGGACGACATGCTGCGCATGGGCGCCTCGCTCGAACGCATCCCTTCCGCCTACAAGGCCGAGATCGGCGACTGGCTGATCGGGCAAATCATGGCGATGCCGGCCGGCGCCAGGATCGATGCCCGCGCCGCGGCCCGTCATGCGCGCTACCTGTGGGCCCTGGGCCGCGTGGGCGCGCGCCAGTCCTTCCACGGCGCCGCGCACGAGGTGGCGCCGGGCGCCTCGGCCGAAGCCTGGCTGAACGATTTGTTCCAGCTCGACTGGAAGAAAATCGAGCCGGCCGGCTTTGCCGCCGCCCACATCGCGCGCATGACCGGCGACCGCTCGCGCGACATCGGCCAGCCCGTGCGTGACGAGGTGCTGCGGCGCCTGGCGGCCAGCGGCGCACCGCCAGCCTGGCCGGCGATGGTGCGTGAGGTGGTCGAACTCGACCAGGCGGTCGAGACCCGCATGCTGGGCGACGCGCTGCCGCCGGGGCTGAAGCTGCTGCGCTGACTTTTGCCGTGGTAGGGTGGGCAAGTTCCTTGCCCACGCGTTCAAGCACTGGATGCTTCGCCACGGCGCACCCGTGCCTTGAACGCGTGGGCGGGAAACCCGCCCACCCTACGAGCGCTAAAGGATGCGTCGCGACAATGCATCCCCAAGTTGGACGCGCGGTCGGCGAAGCCGACCACCCTACAAAACCGTGGCTGATCGACGTGCTGCCTCCCTCAGCAAAACACGAAATCCTCGTTCGACCTCGGCAGCGCGCACAGCAGGGCGCGCAGCGCAAGCCACCCAAACCCGGCGACGGGAACCAGCAGCAACCAGAATGCAGACATGATCGACTCCTCCGTACAGCTCGTTTCGCACGGGTGTGCGAAATGACTTCAAAAAAAGGGACAGGCCTGGCCCGTCCCATCCGGACATCCCCTGCTACTCCAGGTCGTTGAAACTCTTGTAGGTCGATATCAGGCGGTTGAAGGCCCGTTGCGCCCGGCGCGGCACCGCGCCGGTGCGCAGGAAGCGCGCGTCGTGCATCACGCCGATGGCCAGGCTGTAGATCTCGAACACCAGCTGCTCGGGCTCGGTGTCCGGGCGCAGATGCCCGGCTTCCATGGCCTGCAGAACGGTCTTGCGCAGCGACGCGCGCCAGCGGTTCACCCCGGCCTCGATGCGGTCGCGCAAGGGACCGGGCACGTCGTCGAACTCGAAGGCGCCCGCGGTGTACAGGCAGCCGCCGCGCGCCGTCTCGTTGCCGATCTTCTTCAGCCACAATTCCACCTGCATGACCAGGCGCGGCAAGCCCTTGGGGGCCTGCAGGGAAGGCAGGAACACTTCTTCCCCGAAGCGGCGGTCGTATTCGTCCAGCACGGCGGACTGCAAGGCCTCGAGCGAGCCGACGCGGGAAAACACGCCGCTCTTGCTGATGCCGGTGCGCTTGGAGACTTCGCCCAGCGACACCTTGCCGATACCCTCGCTGGCCGCCATGTCGACGGCGGCCTCGAGGATGGTGGCGTAGGTGGCTTCGCTTTTGGCGGTGGTGTTCATGCCCGAACTTTAGCACACGCGTGCGAAAGTTCAAGCAATATCGATGGCGCGGTGAGGTGGCCCTGAGACTGGCGCGCGGGCCGGGGCCGGCCCGCGCGCTACGCCCCGGTTCAGCGGCGGCCGAACCGGCTCAGGCGGGCAATAATCGGGGAAACAAACGGGGAAACAAACGGGGCAATGAACGGAGCAAACACGGACCCGATCGAACGGGTCGGGATGCGTTTGCTGAACAGGCCGGTGTAGTTGCAGCGCGAGTGGACGGTCATTTCTTTTCTCTCCGAAACATTACTTAGCACATTAACCACAGAGCATTTAGTGATCTGTGCGCTACCTCGCTTAGTGCGCAGGCAAGGCAGGTCTGCCGCGCGCGCCGTCGTGCGAATGCGACCTATCATCGGGGCAGCGGGGCCGGGCCTTGTCCTTGCCGGGCAAGCCTGCGCCGTTCCAGCAATCAAGCCAAAGGAGAGATGCGATGAGCTACGCAGATCGAGACACGTACGGCATGTACAAGAACACGCGTGGCGCCGGTCCCGGGCCGGCGCTGATGGGCGCGCGCACGCTGATCGGCGACGGCGTCGTCAACGCCGCCGAAGAAGACCTCGGCGACATCAAGGAGATCATGCTCGACATGAACACCGGCCAGGTGGCGTATGTCGTGCTGGCCTTCGGCGGATTCCTGGGAATGGGCGAGAAACTGTTCGCCGTGCCCTGGCAGGTCTTGCACCTGGACACCGTGAACAAGCGCATGGTGCTCAATGTCGAGAAGGAGCGGCTGAAGCAAGCCCCCGGTTTCAACAAGGACGAGTGGCCGGACCTGAACGATATCGCCTGGGCCAACAGCATCCATAGCTTCTACGGTACCGACATCAACCGCCTGGGCGCGCCATCGATAGGGCCGGCACTGCCGCTGCGCAACATACCCGGAAACGCCGGGGCCACCTTGCCGCTGGGCGGCGCGGTCGGATCGGGCATGGGTGCCGGACATGCCGGCGGCATGGAGGCCGGCGCCGGAGCGGGAAGCCCGCACCGCGATGCCGACACCGTGGGCCGCGGTCCCGACCGCGACGCCTGAGGGCATGCCGGCGAGCAGGCGCCGGGCCAGTCGCGCGCTACCCGGCCGGATTGCGTCCTAAGATGTTATCGGCAAGACCCCGGCCCATCAGCCTGTTTGCCATGCGGGCCGACAATCCAAAGGAGGTATGCGATGAGCTATGCAGATCGAGACAAATACGGCATGTACCGGAACACGCGCAGCACCGGCCCGGGACCCGCATTGATGGGCGCCGACACCCTGATCGGTGACAGCGTCGTCAACGGGCAAGAGCAAGATCTTGGCGACATCAAGGAAATCATGCTCGACATGCAGACCGGCCAGGTGGCGTATGCCGTGCTGGCTTTTGGTGGCTTCCTCGGCATTGGCGAAAAGCTGTTCGCCGTGCCCTGGCAGGCGCTGCACCTGGACACCGCCAACAAGCGCATGGTGCTCGACGTCGACAAGGAGCGCCTCAAGCACGCGCCCGGCTTCGACAAGGACCAC includes:
- a CDS encoding DUF2145 domain-containing protein, which produces MFRQLAATLLLGASAAAQAGLPAFCQQSIDIGAAEQDRVLRFAGVVKSELERSGARVALIARAGLDLSRFGQLYSHAGIALRDNPGGPWAVRQLYYACDESRPRLFDQGIAGFALGADAPTRGHISLLFLPEQDGALLEQAALDRRLALALLAGQYSANAYAFGTRYQNCNQWVAELLASAWGGLDGAASRHPREDAQGWLRVQGYTAGPVRIPSHWMMFAGQFVPLVHLNDHPVEDQYALALQVSVPASIEAFVRRRAPQAQRVELCHTQERIVVRRGWEPLGAACEPTADDEVIPLTP
- a CDS encoding BCCT family transporter, whose amino-acid sequence is MQMLCSAGFIFLVVLWGIFAPDNMASVFDTMLATLTRNFGWFYLWVVLGMVLFAAFVAFSRYGNLKLGGEDDEPEFSVGSWFAMLFAAGMGIGLVFWGVAEPISHYVTAPPGVTAGTPEAANAAMRYVFFHWGFHPWAVYSVVALAIAFFQYRRAGSPLISTVTGSLPWRPVRAMSGLFNGLAVVATAFGVAASLGVGALQINSGLNAVFGLAISPAAQVGIIVVTAAMFLTSAVSGVERGVKLLSNANMVVAALLALAVFLLGPTVAIIDTFSNTLGSYASEIVRMSLRATPFRDSSWVANWTVFYWAWWISWSPFVGLFIARVSRGRSIREFILGTVLAPSLAAFVWFSIFGGTALYLEIWQQVPLAEAVKADLATALFAMFDAMPFGQIMSVVATLLVVVFFVTSGDSAVLVLGMMSQGGNPNPSTRTKLVWGVLIAGIAISLLLAGGINAVQTATILFALPFALVIVLMVIALWRALREDWQEEARRERAIRRKMREMAAS
- a CDS encoding DUF2760 domain-containing protein, giving the protein MNTPAQLPGFFSRLSIAFGAFFKSLGDAEFAARVRDDQVGPVAAPVAAPTVAPTPAPTMAPTPAPTAAPLRAPTAESALQLLSLFQREARLIDFAQENLSAYADADIGAAARVVHEGCARVLREHFSIEPVRVEAEGARVTLEEGFDAASVRLTGNVVGQAPFKGTLSHRGWRATRVQLPQLAEKHDAHVLAPAEVEL
- a CDS encoding Hsp70 family protein: MENAPQSARFAIGIDLGTTHSALSYVDLQASDGEKTVDGVLPVPQLSGPGTVEALPLLPSFLYLPHPDELAPGETALPWSAGGEGFIAGEMARSRGATTPIRLVSSAKSWLSHPSVDRRAAILPHDAPEEVARVSPLEASTRYLAHLRQAWNAAHPDAPFDQQQVTVTIPASFDPGARELTAEAARHAGFQPTLLEEPQAALYSWIQGSGGAWRKQVKAGDIVLVVDVGGGTSDFSLIAILERDGKLEPHRVAVGDHILLGGDNMDLALAHFVARKLQANGTQLDSWQMRALTYGCRSAKEHLLADANATVWPIVVPSRGSKLIGGSIRTELTRDEVTAFITDGFFPRVEASARPATRQRAGLTQVGLPYAQDAAITKHLAAFLARQAGATAELEGFAGQVNAEHRDGAPSFLHPSAVLFNGGVFKSSILAQRVMDTINDWLYMEGAEPARVLEGADLDLAVARGAAYFSYARRGGGVRIRGGTARSYYVGVESSMPAIPGMEPPIEALCVAPFGMEEGSELELPGQEFGLVVGEPVTFRFFGSTTRRQDRIGEVLEFWGPDELQEMNEIQATLPAEGRIAGDVVQVKLHALATDAGTLELAAVARDGQRWKIEFDVRNAPDQH
- a CDS encoding hsp70 family protein, which encodes MTQYLVSIDLGTTNTVLAYALPGAGPGTEVDLFAIDQLVAPGEVAAAPLLPSMRYHPAEGELAPGELQLPWLQQDPAGVERVAVGRLARLLGAQTPGRLVASAKSWLSHAGVDRMAPILPWGAEDADVSKVSPVAASASYLAHLRAAWNLRFPKAPLERQQIVLTVPASFDEGARALTLEAARMAGLPELRLLEEPQAALYDWLYRHRATLADDLAGTRLVLVADVGGGTTDFSLVKVELEADGQPKLTRIGVGNHLILGGDNMDLALAHLAESRLKGDNATERLSAGRLAQLTERCRAAKEQLLAPDAPEQVNVTLLGSGARLIGASRSATITREDVQGIVLDGFFPPNEAQEGARRARAGIVEFGLPYASDPAITRHLAAFLRQHAQAAREALGKMDTEDDGMLPVPDALLLNGGVFRGAALARRLADVLSNWRGAPVRVLHNDDPDVAVARGGVAYSLARSGQAPSIESGSARNYYLLLDAEQSGDTLRAVCLLPRGAPAGEELRLAGRSFALRLGRPVRFHLVSSTADPGGILPQPGDLLDLPAADIVRLPAISTVLRSKRSTDIPVQLAAVLSEVGTLEVFCVAEEDPKESEARRWRLEFQLRGQEEEEPLEEAALPPELIDAIARIDRIFGNRSQQVEPREVRQLRATLEQLLGARERWTTPLLRRLFDALLARARGRRRSAEHERAWLNLAGYCLRPGFGHPLDEWRIEQLWAMFEPGVQYHKDGQVRAEWWTLWRRVAGGLSLDAQLRLLDDFAFNLQADAAERGRRPVTLVDGSEDDMLRMGASLERIPSAYKAEIGDWLIGQIMAMPAGARIDARAAARHARYLWALGRVGARQSFHGAAHEVAPGASAEAWLNDLFQLDWKKIEPAGFAAAHIARMTGDRSRDIGQPVRDEVLRRLAASGAPPAWPAMVREVVELDQAVETRMLGDALPPGLKLLR
- a CDS encoding TetR/AcrR family transcriptional regulator, whose translation is MNTTAKSEATYATILEAAVDMAASEGIGKVSLGEVSKRTGISKSGVFSRVGSLEALQSAVLDEYDRRFGEEVFLPSLQAPKGLPRLVMQVELWLKKIGNETARGGCLYTAGAFEFDDVPGPLRDRIEAGVNRWRASLRKTVLQAMEAGHLRPDTEPEQLVFEIYSLAIGVMHDARFLRTGAVPRRAQRAFNRLISTYKSFNDLE
- a CDS encoding PRC-barrel domain-containing protein; the protein is MSYADRDTYGMYKNTRGAGPGPALMGARTLIGDGVVNAAEEDLGDIKEIMLDMNTGQVAYVVLAFGGFLGMGEKLFAVPWQVLHLDTVNKRMVLNVEKERLKQAPGFNKDEWPDLNDIAWANSIHSFYGTDINRLGAPSIGPALPLRNIPGNAGATLPLGGAVGSGMGAGHAGGMEAGAGAGSPHRDADTVGRGPDRDA
- a CDS encoding PRC-barrel domain-containing protein, whose protein sequence is MSYADRDKYGMYRNTRSTGPGPALMGADTLIGDSVVNGQEQDLGDIKEIMLDMQTGQVAYAVLAFGGFLGIGEKLFAVPWQALHLDTANKRMVLDVDKERLKHAPGFDKDHWPDMSDAGWATGVHSFYGTDAQRSGAPSMGPGARTGGTTGGTGAGSAMGSGMGSSMGAGSAGGSAGASVGSGSVHGDSYGVGGSADPRPGHEGDDKDLSRIRGSNIG